One genomic window of Legionella jordanis includes the following:
- a CDS encoding enoyl-CoA hydratase/isomerase family protein — MDSISFAEEGQIGLVTLNRPQALNALTLDMIQALQQQLLTWESNPNICAVVIRGEGEKAFCAGGDVRWLYEAGLSHNPQQMQFFWHEYRLNHYINRYPKPYIALMDGITMGGGVGVSLHGSYPVATECFVFAMPETSIGFFPDIGASYLLSRCPDAVGLYLGLTGNRISAEDAYALGLIKAVVPSESIEKLLHELINRDLSNHPQSVIDDCIKQFAKANSQAPIEEQRKVIKDCFSRSSVEDIFNALNERGDDWSTTILNSLHFKAPLSLKITFAQIHKAASLNMAQCMAMDYCLVSHFMQGHDFYEGVRALLIDKDKSPRWQPSTLNQVSDAMVMEYFAGNEELILII; from the coding sequence ATGGATAGTATAAGCTTTGCAGAAGAAGGCCAAATTGGTTTGGTTACTCTAAACCGGCCACAAGCCTTAAATGCTCTGACACTTGACATGATCCAAGCCCTACAGCAACAACTGCTCACCTGGGAAAGCAATCCGAATATTTGTGCTGTGGTGATTCGAGGTGAGGGCGAAAAGGCATTTTGTGCTGGAGGCGATGTCCGCTGGCTTTATGAAGCTGGCTTAAGCCATAATCCTCAGCAGATGCAGTTTTTCTGGCATGAATATCGTCTTAATCATTACATTAACCGTTATCCTAAGCCTTACATTGCCTTAATGGATGGCATCACCATGGGGGGGGGCGTTGGAGTTTCCCTTCATGGTTCTTACCCTGTGGCTACAGAGTGTTTCGTTTTCGCCATGCCTGAGACGAGTATTGGTTTTTTTCCTGATATTGGTGCTTCTTATCTGCTATCGCGCTGCCCAGATGCAGTGGGATTGTATTTGGGTTTAACAGGCAACCGTATTTCTGCGGAAGATGCTTATGCCTTAGGGCTAATTAAAGCTGTTGTTCCTTCAGAATCGATTGAAAAGCTTTTGCATGAGCTTATTAACAGGGATTTGTCCAACCACCCGCAAAGTGTCATTGATGATTGCATCAAACAGTTTGCCAAGGCGAATTCACAAGCGCCAATTGAGGAGCAGCGCAAGGTAATTAAGGATTGTTTCTCACGCTCCAGTGTCGAAGACATCTTTAATGCTTTAAATGAAAGAGGGGATGATTGGTCAACAACCATTTTAAATAGTCTGCACTTTAAAGCGCCTCTCAGCCTGAAAATTACTTTTGCCCAAATTCACAAAGCTGCTTCTTTAAATATGGCGCAATGCATGGCGATGGATTATTGTCTGGTTAGCCATTTTATGCAGGGGCATGATTTTTATGAAGGCGTACGAGCATTATTAATCGATAAAGACAAATCACCTCGCTGGCAGCCAAGCACTTTAAACCAGGTGAGTGATGCTATGGTTATGGAGTATTTTGCTGGCAATGAAGAGCTCATCCTTATTATTTGA
- a CDS encoding enoyl-CoA hydratase/isomerase family protein, whose translation MNLIEQNVDGRGILNLTLNRPEKLNALSTEVLQILDELLDSAKENPKVKALLITGSGKAFCAGADISRLAECNAQTGYEFARQGQNVFRKLETLGKPSLAAINGFAFGGGCELAISASLRIASSNAQFGQPEVKLGVIPGYGGTQRLARLVGKGRAMDLCLTGRFIDAQTALNWGLVTAVVEPESLLEEGKKILGTILSMGPLAIQSVMEVIDHGFDMSLTDALHLEAVHFAKICATHDKQEGVNAFLSKRQAEFKGE comes from the coding sequence ATGAATTTAATAGAACAAAATGTAGATGGGCGTGGCATTCTCAATTTAACATTGAACCGGCCAGAAAAGTTAAACGCCTTAAGCACGGAAGTGCTTCAGATCCTTGATGAATTACTCGATTCGGCGAAAGAAAATCCCAAAGTTAAAGCCCTCTTGATCACTGGTTCTGGCAAGGCATTTTGCGCTGGCGCTGATATTTCCCGTTTGGCTGAATGCAACGCCCAAACAGGTTATGAGTTTGCGCGCCAAGGACAGAATGTTTTCAGAAAGCTTGAAACATTAGGTAAACCGTCACTGGCAGCCATCAATGGATTTGCTTTTGGGGGTGGATGCGAGTTAGCCATCTCAGCCAGCCTAAGAATTGCTTCCAGCAATGCGCAATTTGGGCAGCCTGAAGTAAAACTTGGGGTCATTCCCGGTTATGGCGGCACACAACGTCTGGCCAGATTAGTTGGTAAAGGAAGGGCCATGGACTTGTGCTTGACTGGGCGATTTATTGATGCTCAGACTGCCTTAAATTGGGGCTTGGTTACGGCGGTTGTCGAGCCAGAATCTTTACTCGAGGAAGGTAAAAAAATCTTGGGCACCATATTATCCATGGGTCCTTTGGCCATTCAAAGCGTAATGGAGGTGATTGATCATGGTTTTGACATGAGTCTCACCGATGCACTACACCTTGAAGCCGTACATTTTGCTAAAATTTGTGCAACTCATGATAAACAAGAGGGAGTTAATGCTTTTCTGAGCAAAAGACAGGCAGAATTTAAGGGAGAGTAG
- a CDS encoding acyl-CoA dehydrogenase family protein, giving the protein MDFKFSEEHLAFRDMAAEFARNQLAPGAAAWDEQAYFPIEVMRQAAALGMAGIVCGEDIGGANLTRLDAAIIFEQLASGCVSTSAYLSIHNMVASLIDRYASEHLRTLWGPKLTSMEALGSYCLTEPESGSDAASLKTRAAKEGDYYVLNGAKAFISGGSVSDVYLCMVRTGDESHHGISCLLVEKNTEGLSFGKLEHKLGWRNQPTCMIYFENCRVPVTNRVGEEGMGFKIALNALNGGRVNIAACSLGGAKACLRLSQRYVHERKQFGKTLSQMQALRFYFADMLTDFEAARLMVYRAADALDKADVHAPMYCAMAKRLATDVAFRISDKAMQLHGGYGYLHDYQIERIFRDLRVHQILEGTNEIMREIVAKSSLDDEYIIE; this is encoded by the coding sequence ATGGATTTCAAGTTCAGCGAAGAGCACCTTGCCTTTCGGGATATGGCTGCGGAATTTGCACGCAACCAGTTGGCTCCTGGGGCGGCGGCATGGGATGAACAAGCCTATTTCCCTATAGAAGTGATGCGGCAAGCGGCTGCATTAGGAATGGCTGGCATTGTGTGCGGGGAAGATATTGGCGGCGCCAATTTAACCCGTTTAGATGCCGCTATCATTTTTGAGCAACTGGCCTCAGGTTGTGTGAGTACCAGTGCTTATCTCTCCATTCATAATATGGTTGCCTCTTTAATTGATCGTTATGCCTCTGAACATTTGAGAACCCTTTGGGGGCCTAAGTTAACGTCAATGGAAGCCCTGGGAAGTTACTGTTTAACGGAGCCTGAATCTGGTTCCGATGCCGCATCGTTAAAAACGAGGGCTGCCAAGGAAGGGGATTACTACGTTTTAAATGGTGCCAAGGCATTTATTTCAGGCGGCAGTGTCAGCGATGTCTATCTATGCATGGTTAGAACTGGAGATGAGTCTCACCATGGAATTTCCTGCCTTCTTGTTGAAAAAAATACTGAAGGGTTAAGTTTTGGGAAGTTAGAACATAAACTGGGTTGGCGAAATCAGCCCACTTGCATGATTTATTTTGAAAATTGTCGTGTACCGGTCACTAACCGCGTCGGTGAAGAGGGTATGGGATTTAAAATTGCTTTAAATGCTTTGAATGGTGGGCGAGTCAATATTGCTGCTTGTTCTTTAGGGGGAGCAAAAGCCTGCTTGCGCCTAAGTCAGCGCTACGTTCATGAACGCAAGCAATTTGGTAAAACTTTAAGTCAAATGCAAGCTTTGCGGTTTTATTTTGCAGACATGCTAACCGATTTTGAAGCAGCAAGGCTTATGGTTTATCGGGCAGCAGATGCTTTGGATAAAGCAGATGTTCATGCGCCAATGTATTGCGCCATGGCTAAACGCCTGGCTACTGACGTTGCTTTTCGCATCAGTGACAAAGCCATGCAGCTTCATGGGGGTTATGGCTATTTGCACGATTATCAAATTGAGCGTATTTTCCGTGATTTGCGGGTTCATCAAATTCTTGAAGGAACCAATGAAATCATGCGCGAGATTGTAGCGAAATCCAGCCTGGATGATGAATATATTATTGAATAA
- the recQ gene encoding DNA helicase RecQ yields the protein MEGVNIHSKPSEALHVLKNYFGFDAFRHPQEEIIEHLIAGQDVLVLMPTGGGKSLCYQIPALVRKGVAIVVSPLIALMEDQVAALKLQGIKAAYYNSSLSSDEARQVLAQLHASELDLLYIAPERLLTGSFLERLQSCELALFAIDEAHCISQWGHDFRPEYASLGQLKTLFPGIPMVALTATADKLTRQDIINKLNYSPKQFIASFNRPNIHYSVITKDNPMKQLHFFLKTQTQQSGIIYCGTRNEVERVANKLQDLGFKARAYHAGLPHQERREVQQLFRHDKIDVVVATLAFGMGIDKSNVRFVVHYDLPKNIEGYYQETGRAGRDGLPAVALLLYDPGDSARLRAWIAGTSNIKQQQIETNKLNHMLAFAEATHCRRQILLHYFDESMEEQCNYCDVCDNPPEVVNATEDAQKFLSCIYRLNQSYGMSYTIEVLRGSSSEKIQKAGHHRLSTFGIGKDKSANYWKHLAWQLIHRNYCLQDAEHFNILRLSKKAVAILKNKEQVLLSLPKIQPKEKLAKTKHQTVVIETNPLFQLLRSLRRKLADEEGKPPFMIFSDATLQQMTKKKPKTMDDLLNISGIGQHKLSHYGWHFLKALKEYEETS from the coding sequence ATGGAAGGCGTAAACATTCATTCCAAACCCTCAGAAGCTCTGCATGTTTTAAAGAATTATTTCGGTTTTGATGCATTTCGACATCCGCAAGAAGAAATCATAGAGCACTTAATCGCCGGTCAAGACGTTCTGGTTCTAATGCCCACTGGCGGGGGAAAATCTTTGTGCTACCAGATCCCTGCTTTGGTTCGAAAAGGGGTTGCCATCGTCGTTTCACCCCTCATTGCCCTAATGGAAGACCAAGTCGCGGCGCTGAAGTTGCAAGGAATCAAGGCTGCCTATTACAATTCCTCTCTAAGCAGCGACGAAGCACGCCAAGTGCTGGCCCAACTCCACGCCAGCGAACTTGATTTGCTCTATATTGCTCCAGAACGTTTGCTGACGGGTTCATTTTTGGAGCGTTTACAAAGTTGTGAGCTCGCGCTATTTGCCATTGATGAAGCGCACTGCATTTCGCAATGGGGACATGATTTCCGGCCTGAGTACGCCAGTCTTGGACAATTGAAGACATTATTTCCAGGCATTCCAATGGTGGCACTTACCGCCACCGCTGATAAATTGACACGCCAAGACATCATTAATAAGCTCAACTATTCACCCAAACAATTCATTGCGTCTTTCAACCGTCCCAACATTCACTACAGCGTCATCACGAAAGACAACCCGATGAAGCAATTGCATTTTTTTCTTAAAACGCAAACGCAGCAATCCGGAATAATTTATTGCGGAACTCGTAATGAGGTTGAGCGGGTTGCCAACAAATTACAAGATTTGGGGTTTAAAGCCAGAGCCTATCACGCCGGTTTACCACATCAGGAAAGGCGCGAGGTACAACAATTATTTCGTCACGACAAAATTGATGTGGTTGTGGCCACTTTGGCTTTTGGAATGGGTATAGACAAATCCAATGTGCGTTTTGTAGTCCATTATGATTTACCTAAAAATATTGAAGGCTATTATCAGGAAACTGGACGGGCTGGTCGCGATGGACTGCCTGCAGTAGCTTTATTGCTTTACGATCCAGGTGATAGCGCGAGGCTGCGTGCCTGGATTGCGGGCACCTCAAATATTAAGCAGCAGCAAATTGAAACGAACAAACTCAACCATATGTTGGCTTTTGCGGAAGCGACGCATTGCCGTCGGCAGATTTTGCTGCATTACTTTGATGAATCCATGGAAGAGCAATGTAATTATTGCGATGTTTGCGATAACCCGCCAGAAGTGGTTAATGCTACCGAAGATGCGCAAAAATTTCTCTCCTGCATTTATCGTCTGAACCAAAGTTATGGTATGAGCTACACCATTGAAGTGTTGCGGGGCAGCAGCTCTGAAAAAATTCAAAAAGCAGGCCACCACCGTCTCAGCACTTTTGGAATTGGCAAAGACAAATCAGCCAATTATTGGAAACATTTAGCTTGGCAGCTTATTCATCGTAACTACTGCCTTCAAGATGCCGAGCACTTTAATATCCTTCGCTTAAGTAAAAAGGCGGTGGCCATTTTAAAAAATAAAGAGCAGGTGCTGCTCTCTCTTCCCAAAATCCAGCCAAAGGAAAAACTGGCCAAGACCAAACATCAAACTGTAGTGATTGAAACCAATCCTTTGTTTCAGTTGTTGCGAAGTCTTAGGCGTAAACTGGCCGATGAGGAAGGTAAACCTCCTTTTATGATTTTTAGCGATGCCACCTTGCAACAAATGACCAAAAAAAAGCCGAAAACCATGGATGACCTGTTAAATATTTCCGGAATTGGGCAGCATAAATTAAGTCATTATGGCTGGCATTTTCTGAAGGCTCTAAAAGAATATGAAGAGACCAGTTAA
- a CDS encoding dodecin, whose protein sequence is MTDRVYQVVQLVGTSEIGIEEAINNAIAHAAKVHGKLDWYEVMETRGFIDNDKSKYYQVHLKIGCHAH, encoded by the coding sequence ATGACCGATCGAGTTTATCAAGTTGTTCAATTAGTTGGTACTTCAGAAATTGGTATTGAAGAAGCAATCAATAATGCTATTGCTCATGCTGCCAAAGTTCATGGCAAGCTGGATTGGTATGAAGTGATGGAAACTCGTGGCTTTATCGATAATGACAAAAGTAAGTATTATCAAGTCCATCTAAAAATTGGCTGCCATGCCCATTAA
- a CDS encoding S66 peptidase family protein, producing MNQLITLMPGDGVEIIAPASRCSDKQLAELKQLLTSWGLNCFVQDELFGQDLLCANSDELRFSALKRALYNPDIKAIVCARGGYGSMRLLPELIQLPPPQTPKLLVGMSDITALHLFLQQHWSWPSLHAALAVDKFNWECIEMSKALMFAEKKEICFKTTALNRSAQEQVSIQSSVCGGNLTLVQTSLGTDWQINAEGKIILLEEVGERGYRVDRMLEQLRQAKVFDQAAALLFADFTEGIEPDGSSLIESVIKRFAETCKIPVFKTHGIGHDPVNFPIPLGTMARIETADNQIVVSI from the coding sequence ATGAATCAACTGATCACCTTAATGCCCGGAGATGGTGTTGAAATCATCGCGCCGGCTTCTCGTTGTTCGGATAAACAACTTGCCGAACTCAAACAGTTGCTGACTTCCTGGGGGTTAAACTGCTTTGTCCAGGATGAGCTATTCGGTCAGGATCTGTTATGTGCGAACAGTGACGAACTTCGTTTTTCTGCCTTGAAAAGGGCGCTGTACAATCCGGACATCAAAGCAATCGTTTGTGCCAGGGGAGGCTACGGGAGCATGCGCCTGTTGCCTGAGTTAATTCAATTACCCCCTCCCCAAACCCCAAAATTGCTCGTAGGAATGAGTGACATTACCGCTTTGCATTTATTCTTGCAGCAACACTGGTCTTGGCCTAGTCTTCATGCCGCTTTGGCTGTTGATAAATTCAATTGGGAATGCATTGAAATGAGCAAAGCGCTTATGTTTGCTGAAAAAAAGGAGATTTGTTTTAAAACCACTGCTCTTAATCGATCGGCGCAAGAGCAGGTTTCCATCCAAAGTAGCGTCTGCGGTGGCAACTTAACGCTTGTGCAAACCAGCCTGGGAACCGATTGGCAAATTAATGCTGAAGGCAAAATTATTTTATTAGAAGAGGTTGGCGAAAGAGGGTATCGGGTTGATCGAATGCTTGAACAGCTGCGCCAAGCCAAAGTGTTTGATCAGGCTGCAGCCCTATTGTTTGCTGATTTTACCGAGGGAATTGAGCCTGATGGCTCATCTTTGATAGAATCAGTGATTAAGCGATTTGCTGAAACTTGCAAGATACCTGTGTTTAAGACCCATGGTATTGGCCATGATCCGGTTAATTTTCCCATTCCCTTAGGTACAATGGCCAGAATCGAAACAGCTGATAACCAAATTGTGGTGAGTATTTAA
- a CDS encoding tetratricopeptide repeat protein yields the protein MDKWLLISLAILLLLALPVALYPLRASKKSLFIIIPLMVCSLALAYWQWGALPQWSEYQQQQEKQKKIVALMQTIKGPEQLIAKLKASLKANPNSAKGWYLLGRIYASQGEWLDAKAAFEKAYQLNPADETIVVNYGQSLWQLNQQQFNDTIRTIFNGLLQKNPQQPDALAMLAMDAFGSKNYQSAIDYWQKLLKLAPEHSEEAQMILKAIAKAQGEMQSNH from the coding sequence ATGGATAAGTGGTTATTAATTTCTTTAGCAATCTTGCTGCTCCTGGCTTTGCCAGTTGCTTTGTATCCTTTGCGAGCTTCTAAAAAAAGCTTGTTTATCATCATACCGTTAATGGTTTGCTCTCTGGCCTTGGCTTATTGGCAGTGGGGAGCTTTGCCGCAATGGTCAGAATACCAGCAACAACAAGAAAAACAGAAAAAAATTGTCGCATTAATGCAAACCATTAAAGGCCCGGAACAATTAATTGCCAAACTTAAGGCTAGTCTTAAGGCCAATCCCAACAGTGCTAAAGGCTGGTATTTGCTCGGACGAATCTATGCCAGCCAGGGAGAATGGTTAGACGCTAAAGCTGCATTTGAAAAGGCCTATCAACTTAATCCAGCGGATGAAACCATTGTTGTAAATTATGGCCAAAGCCTTTGGCAATTAAATCAGCAACAGTTCAATGACACAATTCGTACTATTTTTAACGGCCTGTTGCAAAAAAATCCGCAACAACCTGATGCTTTAGCCATGTTGGCCATGGATGCTTTTGGTTCGAAAAATTATCAATCTGCAATTGATTATTGGCAGAAGTTGCTCAAGTTAGCTCCTGAGCACTCCGAAGAAGCACAAATGATTCTAAAGGCTATTGCTAAAGCACAAGGGGAAATGCAGTCGAATCATTGA
- a CDS encoding cytochrome c-type biogenesis protein, translating to MKKIFVFLTVLMGLGLAIAHADNLYPLETAKQEAQFSHLLRELRCLVCQNQDLADSNASLAKDLRGQVYHLVKEGKSDNEIIHYLTERYGDFILFKPPVKPLTALLWFGPALFLLAGLLIFWRTCLKRNANG from the coding sequence ATGAAAAAAATATTCGTTTTTCTTACGGTGCTGATGGGTTTGGGGCTGGCTATTGCCCATGCTGATAACCTCTACCCCCTTGAAACGGCAAAACAGGAGGCACAATTTTCCCATTTATTAAGGGAACTTCGCTGTCTGGTTTGTCAAAATCAGGATTTGGCTGATTCCAATGCCAGTCTTGCAAAAGATTTGCGCGGGCAAGTGTATCATTTGGTTAAAGAAGGGAAGAGTGATAATGAAATCATTCATTATTTAACGGAAAGATATGGCGATTTTATTTTGTTTAAACCCCCCGTTAAACCTTTAACCGCTTTGTTGTGGTTTGGGCCTGCGTTGTTTTTACTCGCAGGTTTGTTGATTTTTTGGCGTACCTGTTTAAAGCGAAATGCAAATGGATAA
- a CDS encoding DsbE family thiol:disulfide interchange protein, with amino-acid sequence MKLWRLLPFAVFVILACFLWKGLFLEPQKLPSVQLGRALPSFELDSLNDEHRFTPDLLKGQISLLNVWASWCPACTEEQVFLTQLSQQGVPIFGINYKDNSDSAKQWLKDWGNPYRNVGEDRDGKLSIDLGVYGAPETFLIDKKGIIRYRHVGVLDEQSWNANFLPLIKKLEAEL; translated from the coding sequence ATGAAGCTGTGGCGTTTACTGCCTTTCGCCGTTTTTGTCATCCTTGCTTGTTTCCTCTGGAAGGGATTGTTTCTCGAGCCACAAAAACTGCCTTCGGTTCAACTTGGAAGGGCATTACCCTCATTTGAACTGGACAGCTTAAATGATGAGCATCGCTTTACGCCTGACTTGCTCAAGGGACAAATTAGCTTGCTTAACGTTTGGGCAAGCTGGTGTCCTGCTTGTACTGAAGAACAGGTGTTTCTGACGCAGCTTTCTCAGCAGGGAGTGCCAATTTTTGGCATAAATTATAAAGACAACAGTGATAGTGCTAAACAGTGGCTTAAGGATTGGGGTAATCCCTATCGCAATGTGGGTGAAGACCGAGACGGAAAACTGTCTATTGATTTAGGTGTTTATGGCGCACCGGAAACCTTCCTCATTGATAAGAAAGGAATCATTCGTTACAGGCATGTGGGTGTTCTTGATGAACAAAGCTGGAATGCGAATTTCCTGCCTCTCATTAAAAAGCTGGAGGCGGAGCTATGA
- a CDS encoding heme lyase CcmF/NrfE family subunit: MIAEMGLFSLILALLFASLLAIVPSLGLWRQKTAWIAAAPLYAIAQFIFVSFAFLCLAFCFLRDDFSVIYVLSNSSTSLPWFYKLCAVWGGHEGSMLLWVAILSFWMVAISLFSSSLEQDMKARVLIVLGLISIGFILFLLSTSNPFARQFQLLNTQGRDLNPLLQDPGFLFHPPMLYMGYVGFSVAFAFAIAALWVGRVESSWAKWTRPWTLAAWCCLTAGITLGSWWAYRELGWGGWWFWDPVENASFMPWLVGTALLHSLAVSEQRQQFKAWTLLLAITAFSLSLIGTFLVRSGVLTSVHAFAVDPKRGLYILTFLLVVIGGSLLLFALRAQTLQNKDAASPVSRESALLLNNVFLAVMMLTVLMGTVYPLLIDGLGLGKLSVGAPYFNSVFIPLMIPLLILMGLGIHLNWQRDQFDKIRKRLLNVSLMSLLLPLALLWLLSDSVKGYALLGLVLAVWIILSTLKLIVIRSQQRGMRNLGQAFLGMVLAHCGVAVTVIGITLSSNYGVQKDVRMAPGVNAKLAGYEIQFIDERSLQGPNYHGTQARFKIKNNNSSKFIYPEKRIYNVGKMAMTESAIDVNPFRDIYIALGEPLDDKAWSVRLYYKPFVRWIWGGGFLILTGGLLALADRRYYQKRQMALSTQEVVL, from the coding sequence ATGATTGCTGAAATGGGTTTATTTTCATTAATTCTTGCTTTGTTATTCGCGTCTTTATTGGCCATCGTACCCAGTTTAGGTCTTTGGCGACAGAAAACGGCCTGGATTGCAGCGGCTCCTCTTTATGCGATCGCGCAATTTATTTTCGTTTCATTTGCGTTCCTTTGCTTGGCATTTTGTTTTTTAAGAGATGATTTTTCGGTCATCTATGTTTTAAGCAACTCCAGCACTTCTTTACCCTGGTTTTACAAGCTGTGTGCGGTTTGGGGAGGGCATGAGGGCTCCATGTTGCTATGGGTAGCGATTTTAAGTTTTTGGATGGTGGCTATTAGCCTGTTTAGCTCTTCGCTTGAACAGGACATGAAAGCACGCGTATTAATTGTATTGGGGCTGATCAGCATTGGCTTTATTCTTTTCCTTTTATCCACGTCAAATCCTTTCGCACGTCAATTTCAGCTTCTCAATACTCAAGGGCGAGATTTAAATCCGCTGCTGCAAGACCCAGGGTTTCTGTTTCATCCGCCCATGCTTTATATGGGTTATGTGGGCTTTTCAGTCGCCTTTGCTTTTGCCATCGCCGCGCTTTGGGTTGGTCGTGTGGAATCCTCTTGGGCAAAATGGACCCGACCATGGACTTTGGCTGCCTGGTGCTGTTTAACTGCAGGCATCACTTTAGGCAGCTGGTGGGCTTATCGTGAATTAGGCTGGGGTGGTTGGTGGTTTTGGGATCCGGTTGAGAATGCCTCTTTTATGCCATGGCTGGTGGGCACTGCTTTGCTTCACTCCCTGGCCGTGAGTGAGCAAAGGCAGCAGTTTAAGGCCTGGACATTGTTGTTAGCCATCACTGCGTTTTCGCTGAGCTTGATTGGAACTTTCCTCGTGCGCTCCGGCGTCTTGACCTCGGTTCATGCGTTTGCAGTTGACCCAAAGCGCGGGTTATACATTTTGACCTTTTTACTGGTGGTGATCGGCGGCTCTTTGCTGTTATTTGCTCTACGAGCGCAAACTTTGCAAAATAAAGATGCGGCATCGCCCGTTTCAAGAGAAAGCGCGCTGCTATTAAATAATGTTTTTCTTGCTGTAATGATGTTAACTGTACTAATGGGCACAGTTTATCCACTGTTAATTGATGGTTTAGGTTTGGGCAAATTGTCCGTAGGTGCGCCTTATTTCAATTCCGTTTTCATTCCCTTAATGATTCCATTACTGATATTAATGGGGCTCGGAATTCATTTAAATTGGCAGCGGGATCAGTTTGATAAAATCCGCAAACGTTTGCTAAATGTAAGTTTGATGAGCTTATTATTGCCCCTGGCTTTGTTGTGGCTCTTAAGCGATTCCGTTAAAGGCTATGCCTTATTGGGTCTGGTACTTGCTGTATGGATTATCCTGAGCACGCTGAAATTAATTGTCATTCGTTCCCAACAGCGTGGAATGCGAAATCTGGGCCAGGCGTTTTTAGGGATGGTTCTTGCTCATTGTGGTGTTGCGGTAACCGTAATAGGCATTACGCTGTCTTCAAACTATGGTGTGCAAAAGGACGTGCGCATGGCACCAGGTGTGAATGCAAAACTTGCAGGTTATGAAATTCAATTCATTGATGAACGGTCGTTACAAGGTCCCAATTACCATGGCACACAGGCTCGCTTTAAGATTAAAAACAACAACAGCAGCAAGTTCATTTACCCAGAAAAAAGAATTTACAACGTCGGCAAGATGGCCATGACTGAGTCAGCGATTGATGTGAATCCATTTAGGGATATCTACATTGCCTTGGGTGAGCCTTTGGATGATAAGGCTTGGTCAGTCCGTTTATATTACAAGCCTTTTGTGCGCTGGATCTGGGGCGGCGGTTTTTTGATTTTGACAGGTGGATTACTGGCTCTGGCTGATAGGCGCTACTATCAGAAACGTCAAATGGCTTTATCTACACAAGAGGTGGTGTTATGA
- the ccmE gene encoding cytochrome c maturation protein CcmE: MNPVRKRKMLMLVFIVSILAMAAALVLYALRQNISLFYSPSQVIAGEAPANHNIRLGGMVVKGSIIRSKKDLAIQFKLTDFKEEVTVYYRGILPDLFREGQGVVAMGKLSDAHQFQASQILAKHDANYMPPEVKQSLANAKQNGEKSST, from the coding sequence ATGAACCCAGTACGCAAACGTAAAATGCTGATGCTTGTATTCATTGTATCGATTTTGGCGATGGCTGCGGCTTTGGTTCTATATGCTCTAAGGCAAAATATCAGCTTATTTTACAGCCCGAGCCAGGTGATAGCTGGTGAAGCGCCAGCTAACCACAACATTCGTTTAGGCGGCATGGTGGTGAAAGGCAGCATCATCCGCTCCAAAAAGGATTTAGCCATACAATTTAAGCTGACGGATTTCAAAGAGGAAGTGACGGTTTATTATCGAGGCATTCTGCCCGACTTGTTTCGTGAAGGACAAGGCGTAGTGGCCATGGGCAAATTAAGCGATGCACATCAGTTTCAGGCCAGTCAAATTCTCGCCAAACATGATGCCAACTACATGCCTCCTGAAGTGAAACAATCGTTGGCTAATGCTAAACAGAATGGAGAAAAAAGTTCTACATGA
- the ccmD gene encoding heme exporter protein CcmD yields the protein MNPVLQWLNMGGYATYVWPAYGLVFGILILLAIRVKFDASRKRKQLQQWFKRQK from the coding sequence ATGAATCCAGTTCTTCAATGGTTAAATATGGGCGGCTATGCCACATATGTGTGGCCTGCCTATGGCTTGGTGTTTGGTATTTTGATTCTGTTGGCGATTCGAGTGAAATTCGATGCATCACGCAAACGTAAACAGCTTCAGCAGTGGTTTAAGAGGCAAAAATGA